One genomic region from Kineosporia corallincola encodes:
- a CDS encoding SDR family oxidoreductase codes for MKFVVIGGTGLIGGQVAGLLREQGHEVVAASPSTGVNALTGEGVAQALTGADVVVDVSNSPSFADDAVLEFFTTSTGVLLKAEEEAGVRHHVALSIVGADRIPGSGYMRAKVAQEELISASSVAHSVVRATQFFEFAPAIAQMSTDDEGAVRLPTHGIQPIASAEVARIVAGVAVGEPLNGVVDIAGPQRYGLDEFVRLAVPGADVVTDPEGTYAGTKITSDSLVPLGEAIVSEVSLPQWQATR; via the coding sequence ATGAAGTTCGTCGTGATCGGTGGGACCGGTTTGATCGGTGGGCAGGTCGCCGGCCTTCTGCGGGAGCAGGGGCACGAGGTGGTCGCGGCCTCGCCGTCCACCGGTGTGAACGCACTCACCGGCGAGGGGGTCGCACAGGCCCTGACCGGGGCCGACGTGGTGGTGGATGTGTCCAACTCGCCGTCCTTCGCCGACGACGCGGTGCTGGAGTTCTTCACCACCTCCACCGGGGTGCTGCTGAAGGCCGAGGAGGAGGCCGGGGTGCGGCACCACGTGGCGCTGTCGATCGTGGGCGCCGACCGGATTCCCGGCAGCGGGTACATGCGGGCCAAAGTGGCCCAGGAAGAGCTGATCTCGGCGTCATCGGTGGCCCACTCGGTGGTGCGGGCGACCCAGTTCTTCGAGTTCGCCCCCGCGATCGCCCAGATGTCCACGGACGACGAGGGGGCCGTGCGGCTGCCCACCCACGGCATCCAGCCGATCGCCTCGGCCGAGGTCGCCCGCATCGTCGCCGGGGTCGCCGTCGGCGAGCCGCTGAACGGTGTCGTCGACATCGCCGGTCCGCAGCGCTACGGGCTGGACGAGTTCGTGCGGCTCGCAGTGCCCGGTGCCGACGTGGTCACCGATCCCGAGGGTACCTACGCCGGGACGAAAATCACTTCCGACAGCCTGGTTCCGCTCGGCGAGGCGATCGTCTCCGAGGTCTCGCTGCCGCAGTGGCAGGCGACGCGGTGA
- a CDS encoding SDR family oxidoreductase, whose amino-acid sequence MKIAVAGGTGTVGRHVVDVLAEHGHQPVVLSRSSGVDLVSGQGLSLEGIEVVIDVTSQESQRATASERFFEAVTGNLLSAGKAAGVRHHVVLSIVGIDRAPHGYYAGKVLQERLVEAGEIPWTILRATQFHEFAGQVLSRFGLGPVRAVPVMRNEPVAARQVADHLVGLALQQPAGRVPDLSGPQEERLVDMARARLKHDGSKGFVVPLRVPGAVGRAMRDGTLITGPGAVHAGPTYAEWLRRLPV is encoded by the coding sequence GTGAAGATCGCGGTGGCCGGAGGCACCGGCACGGTGGGCCGGCACGTGGTCGACGTGCTGGCCGAACACGGCCATCAGCCCGTCGTCCTCAGCCGGTCGTCGGGGGTCGACCTGGTGAGCGGGCAGGGCCTGAGCCTGGAGGGAATCGAGGTGGTCATCGACGTGACCTCGCAGGAATCGCAGAGGGCCACCGCGTCGGAGCGGTTCTTCGAAGCGGTGACCGGCAACCTGCTGAGCGCCGGGAAGGCCGCCGGAGTGCGGCATCACGTGGTGCTCTCGATCGTCGGCATCGACCGCGCCCCGCACGGCTACTACGCCGGCAAGGTGCTCCAGGAGCGACTGGTCGAGGCCGGGGAGATCCCCTGGACCATTCTGCGGGCCACCCAGTTCCATGAGTTCGCCGGGCAGGTCCTGAGCCGGTTCGGGCTGGGCCCGGTCCGGGCGGTACCGGTCATGCGCAACGAGCCGGTGGCGGCCCGGCAGGTGGCCGATCACCTCGTCGGCCTGGCCCTGCAACAGCCCGCCGGGCGGGTGCCCGACCTGAGCGGCCCGCAGGAGGAACGGCTGGTCGACATGGCCCGGGCCCGGCTGAAGCACGACGGCAGCAAGGGTTTCGTGGTTCCGCTGCGGGTGCCGGGGGCGGTCGGCCGGGCCATGCGCGACGGCACGCTGATCACCGGTCCGGGCGCCGTGCATGCCGGTCCCACCTATGCCGAGTGGTTACGACGGCTTCCGGTGTGA
- a CDS encoding zinc-binding dehydrogenase: MWAYRLAGPGRFERCTVAEPDAPSAGQVVLRTTSGGICGSDLNFFRGGTTPEGTSKDSMFGVPGFPLHEITGQVVASAHPEHAVGDRVVGWAARTDGVAEFVTTSGDEVAAYRAGLKPEIAVLIQPLACVLHAVGAMGDVRGKNVALLGLGPIGLLFAHVLRDRGAGRITGVDRVNRAVLGARFGVDEVVWASADRWARDAVLEPELVVECIGHQAGTLNDAIRAVASNGQIYYFGVADESSQSVDLRRLQRKNLTLRSGITLDRRRALAEADTYLAGHPELESGYVTDVFHAVEIESAYRRALNPTAEQGKVVVRMP, from the coding sequence ATGTGGGCATATCGGCTGGCCGGTCCGGGGCGGTTCGAGCGGTGCACGGTGGCGGAACCGGATGCGCCGTCGGCCGGGCAGGTGGTTCTGCGCACCACCTCGGGCGGTATCTGCGGGAGTGACCTGAACTTCTTCCGGGGCGGCACGACCCCGGAGGGCACCAGCAAAGACAGCATGTTCGGCGTGCCCGGGTTCCCGTTGCACGAGATCACCGGTCAGGTGGTGGCTTCGGCGCATCCGGAGCACGCCGTCGGCGACCGGGTGGTGGGCTGGGCCGCCCGCACCGACGGGGTGGCGGAGTTCGTCACCACCAGCGGTGACGAGGTGGCCGCCTACCGGGCCGGGCTGAAACCCGAGATCGCGGTGCTGATCCAGCCGCTGGCCTGCGTGCTGCACGCGGTCGGCGCGATGGGCGACGTGCGCGGCAAGAACGTGGCCCTGCTCGGCCTGGGCCCGATCGGCCTGCTGTTCGCCCATGTGCTGCGTGATCGCGGGGCCGGGCGGATCACCGGGGTCGACCGGGTGAACCGTGCCGTGCTGGGCGCCCGGTTCGGGGTGGACGAGGTGGTCTGGGCCTCGGCCGACCGCTGGGCGCGCGATGCCGTGCTGGAGCCGGAACTCGTGGTCGAGTGCATCGGGCACCAGGCCGGCACGCTGAACGACGCGATCCGGGCGGTCGCGTCCAACGGCCAGATCTACTACTTCGGGGTGGCCGACGAGAGCTCGCAGAGTGTGGACCTGCGCCGGTTGCAGCGCAAGAACCTGACCCTGCGCTCCGGCATCACCCTGGACCGGCGGCGGGCGCTCGCCGAGGCGGACACCTACCTGGCCGGGCATCCGGAGCTGGAGTCGGGCTACGTCACCGATGTGTTCCACGCCGTCGAGATCGAGTCGGCCTATCGCCGGGCCCTGAACCCCACCGCGGAACAGGGCAAGGTGGTCGTGCGCATGCCATGA
- a CDS encoding glycosyl hydrolase family 18 protein, with amino-acid sequence MSVLAAVVTLVVTTVLGSGPATAAPVLPTHLLTGYWQNFSNGAKTLRLSDVPTSYGIVAVAFADAVPSRSGAIDFTLDSGLSSALGGYTDAQFKADVATLKARGQKVIISVGGQNGAISLPDSASATAFADTTYALMQEYGFDGVDIDLENAPNLANMTTALKSLAGKAGSGFVLTMAPETIYVQPGGSYLQLIDQVKDLITVVNTQYYNSGSMIGRDGKVYSSGTVDFQTALADILLDGHLRADQVGLGLPASTSAAGSGYVAPSVVNNALDCLTKGTNCGSYQPASTYPTLRGAMTWSINWDASNGYNWANTVGGHLASLPGGGTTNPTTPPTTTTPTATPTTTTTTTPPATGCGGLAAWNATTAYTGGAKVTYGAHVWTAKWWTYGDTPGANAQDVWVDGGAC; translated from the coding sequence GTGTCCGTCCTGGCTGCCGTGGTGACGCTCGTCGTCACCACGGTGCTGGGGTCCGGGCCCGCCACCGCGGCGCCGGTGCTGCCCACCCACCTGCTCACCGGGTACTGGCAGAACTTCAGCAACGGCGCCAAAACCCTTCGCCTGTCCGATGTCCCGACCAGTTACGGCATCGTCGCGGTGGCCTTCGCCGACGCCGTGCCGAGTCGTTCCGGGGCCATCGACTTCACCCTCGACAGCGGGCTCTCCTCGGCCCTGGGCGGATACACCGACGCCCAGTTCAAGGCCGATGTCGCCACCCTGAAAGCCCGCGGCCAGAAGGTGATCATCTCGGTCGGCGGGCAGAACGGGGCGATCTCGCTGCCCGACTCCGCCTCGGCCACCGCGTTCGCCGACACCACCTACGCCCTGATGCAGGAGTACGGTTTCGACGGCGTCGACATCGACCTGGAGAACGCGCCGAACCTGGCCAACATGACCACGGCGCTGAAATCGCTGGCCGGCAAGGCCGGTTCCGGCTTCGTGCTGACGATGGCCCCGGAAACCATCTACGTCCAGCCCGGCGGATCCTACCTCCAGCTGATCGACCAGGTGAAAGACCTGATCACCGTGGTCAATACGCAGTACTACAACTCCGGCAGCATGATCGGCCGCGACGGCAAGGTGTACAGCTCGGGCACCGTCGACTTCCAGACCGCCCTGGCCGACATCCTGCTCGACGGTCATCTGCGGGCCGACCAGGTGGGTCTCGGGCTGCCCGCGAGCACCAGCGCGGCGGGCAGCGGTTACGTCGCGCCGTCGGTGGTGAACAACGCCCTCGACTGTCTGACCAAGGGCACGAACTGCGGCTCGTACCAGCCGGCTTCGACCTATCCCACGCTGCGTGGGGCGATGACCTGGTCGATCAACTGGGACGCCTCGAACGGCTACAACTGGGCCAACACGGTGGGCGGGCACCTGGCCTCGCTGCCCGGTGGCGGCACCACCAACCCCACCACGCCGCCCACCACCACGACCCCGACCGCCACGCCCACGACCACCACCACGACCACCCCGCCGGCCACCGGATGCGGCGGGCTGGCGGCGTGGAACGCGACCACCGCGTACACCGGCGGCGCCAAGGTGACCTATGGCGCTCACGTGTGGACGGCGAAATGGTGGACCTACGGCGACACCCCGGGCGCGAACGCCCAGGACGTCTGGGTCGACGGTGGCGCCTGCTGA
- a CDS encoding glycoside hydrolase family 16 protein, translating to MKHPNRRSPKNIRRRRIYLVSASLTTLVIAAGGTAMAVQPNRDSGDGHSRKHQQKPTATATATATATATATTSAADGNSAFQGTPSTENWADNVSSLYTKYARGGSSVTGAVADDEASDGKALNLTIPAGAGASPSNAAEVASNQEFTYGSFTSRVKTADCSDQPNTGAVTGIFTYGNDGTDHDGDGLTDNSEIDIEVLCARPDVLNLTIYTDYEDSTAKSQRVSRLVDLAAGKVLSTCYYTDFSGECTEKLSGDEASPSTVAAIDGFDSSQSYNDYTIDWTEDGVAFKLTTDAGKEVTLWDYQGPAERIPSRPAGYLVNLWHTSDWAAEARPDSTEAPTSPLTVSVDSSTTTTLN from the coding sequence ATGAAGCACCCGAACCGCCGCTCGCCGAAGAACATCCGTCGTCGCCGCATCTACCTGGTGTCGGCCTCCCTCACCACGCTGGTCATCGCCGCGGGCGGCACGGCCATGGCGGTGCAGCCCAACCGTGACTCCGGTGACGGCCATTCGCGCAAGCACCAGCAGAAGCCGACCGCCACGGCAACGGCCACGGCAACGGCCACGGCAACGGCCACCACCAGTGCGGCCGACGGCAATTCGGCTTTCCAGGGCACCCCCAGCACCGAGAACTGGGCCGACAACGTCTCGTCGCTGTACACGAAGTACGCCCGCGGCGGCAGTTCGGTCACCGGTGCGGTCGCCGACGACGAGGCGAGCGACGGCAAGGCGCTCAACCTGACCATCCCGGCCGGGGCCGGTGCCTCCCCGTCGAACGCCGCCGAGGTGGCCTCCAATCAGGAGTTCACCTACGGCAGCTTCACCTCCCGGGTGAAGACGGCCGACTGCTCCGACCAGCCGAACACCGGTGCGGTCACCGGCATCTTCACCTACGGCAACGACGGCACCGACCACGACGGCGACGGTCTCACCGACAACAGCGAGATCGACATCGAGGTGCTCTGCGCCCGGCCCGACGTGCTCAACCTGACCATCTACACCGACTACGAAGACAGCACGGCCAAGTCGCAGCGGGTCTCCCGGCTCGTCGATCTGGCCGCCGGCAAGGTGCTTTCCACCTGCTACTACACCGACTTCTCCGGCGAGTGCACCGAGAAGCTGAGCGGTGACGAGGCCTCCCCGTCCACCGTCGCGGCCATCGACGGGTTCGACTCGTCGCAGAGCTACAACGACTACACCATCGACTGGACCGAAGACGGCGTCGCGTTCAAGCTGACCACCGACGCGGGCAAGGAAGTCACGCTCTGGGACTACCAGGGTCCGGCCGAGCGCATCCCGAGCCGCCCGGCCGGCTACCTGGTCAACCTCTGGCACACCAGCGACTGGGCCGCCGAGGCCCGGCCGGACTCCACCGAGGCCCCCACCTCGCCGCTGACCGTGTCGGTCGACTCCAGCACCACCACCACGCTCAACTGA
- a CDS encoding glycoside hydrolase family 16 protein, translating to MSRRSSNSVRLRACLVAVPLAALVVTGAGAARADSAPAGTENWARNVSDLYEMHSRNGSSATGEITDGAAADSKALNLTIPAGAGASPSNAAEVISRQHFTHGRFTSRLRTADCSAQPGTGAVTGMFTYGNDGTDQDGDGLTDNSEIDIEVLCARPSVLHLGVWTDYDAGSRLSRRISRVIDVATGQVILTCFYTDFGPCAEELTGEQAEPAVVPAIAGFDSSKGYHDYTIDWTADSVRFSVTDDSGHEVTLWNYHGPADRIPQRPAQYLVNLWHADDWPALGRPGSTQAPVAPLTTSVDSSSVTAY from the coding sequence ATGTCACGTCGATCGTCGAACTCCGTCCGGCTGCGCGCCTGCCTGGTCGCGGTGCCGCTGGCCGCGCTGGTGGTCACCGGGGCCGGTGCCGCCCGGGCCGACTCCGCCCCGGCCGGCACCGAGAACTGGGCACGCAACGTCTCCGACCTGTACGAGATGCACTCCCGCAACGGCAGTTCCGCCACCGGTGAGATCACCGACGGCGCCGCCGCCGACAGCAAGGCCCTCAACCTGACCATCCCGGCCGGGGCCGGCGCCTCGCCGTCGAACGCGGCCGAGGTGATCAGCAGGCAACACTTCACCCACGGCCGGTTCACCAGCCGGCTGCGCACCGCGGACTGCTCGGCCCAGCCCGGCACCGGCGCGGTCACCGGCATGTTCACCTACGGCAACGACGGAACCGACCAGGACGGCGACGGTCTCACCGACAACAGCGAGATCGACATCGAGGTGCTCTGCGCCCGGCCGAGTGTGCTGCACCTGGGCGTCTGGACCGACTACGACGCCGGCAGCCGGCTCTCCCGGCGGATCTCCCGGGTGATCGACGTGGCGACCGGGCAGGTGATCCTCACCTGTTTCTACACCGACTTCGGGCCCTGCGCCGAGGAACTCACCGGAGAGCAGGCCGAACCCGCCGTGGTACCGGCGATCGCGGGCTTCGACTCCTCGAAGGGCTACCACGACTACACGATCGACTGGACCGCGGACAGCGTGCGGTTCAGCGTGACCGACGACTCCGGCCACGAGGTCACGCTGTGGAACTACCACGGCCCGGCCGACCGGATTCCCCAGCGACCGGCGCAATACCTGGTGAATCTGTGGCACGCCGACGACTGGCCCGCGCTCGGCCGGCCGGGCTCGACGCAGGCACCGGTCGCGCCGCTCACCACCTCCGTGGACTCGAGCAGCGTCACCGCCTACTGA
- a CDS encoding formylglycine-generating enzyme family protein: MAHDDHSCCAPARETPAGETPARETPARETPVTAPVTEGSGTHTVEQCTIPGQTFAMGDHHGDGYRVDGETPVHPVTVSAFSIDATSVTNADWAGFADATGYRTEAEVFGFSAVFHLALAADEADVVGQPPSTPWWLGVRGADWKHPQGRHSGIDDRMDHPVTHVSWNDAAAYCAWAGRRLPTEAEWECAARGGLPGLRYPWGDTEMVDDDWPCNIWQGTFPAQNTLEDGWLTTSPVRSYTPNGYGLWQPIGNVWEWCSDWAHPAYYRFCLLGGTVTDPQGPDSGGQKSMRGGSFLCHPSYCNRYRNAARSSNTPDSSMANTGFRTVART, from the coding sequence ATGGCTCACGACGACCACTCCTGCTGCGCCCCCGCCCGGGAAACCCCGGCCGGTGAAACTCCGGCCCGTGAAACACCGGCCCGTGAGACGCCGGTGACCGCTCCGGTCACCGAGGGCTCCGGAACGCACACGGTGGAGCAGTGCACAATCCCGGGCCAGACCTTCGCGATGGGTGACCACCACGGCGACGGCTACCGTGTGGACGGCGAGACCCCTGTGCACCCCGTCACCGTGTCCGCGTTCAGCATCGACGCGACCAGCGTCACCAATGCCGACTGGGCCGGATTCGCCGACGCCACCGGATACCGCACCGAGGCCGAGGTGTTCGGGTTCTCCGCCGTCTTCCATCTGGCGCTGGCGGCCGACGAGGCCGACGTCGTCGGGCAGCCGCCGTCCACCCCCTGGTGGCTCGGCGTGCGCGGCGCGGACTGGAAACACCCGCAGGGCAGGCATTCCGGCATCGACGACCGGATGGACCACCCGGTGACCCACGTCAGCTGGAACGACGCGGCGGCGTACTGCGCCTGGGCCGGCCGCCGCCTGCCCACCGAGGCGGAGTGGGAATGTGCGGCCCGGGGTGGGCTGCCCGGCCTGCGCTACCCCTGGGGCGACACCGAAATGGTGGACGACGACTGGCCGTGCAACATCTGGCAGGGCACGTTCCCGGCGCAGAACACCCTCGAGGACGGCTGGCTCACCACCTCGCCCGTGCGCAGCTACACCCCGAACGGCTACGGCCTGTGGCAGCCGATCGGCAACGTGTGGGAATGGTGCTCGGACTGGGCCCATCCGGCGTACTACCGGTTCTGCCTGCTCGGCGGAACGGTCACCGACCCGCAGGGGCCCGACAGCGGCGGCCAGAAGTCCATGCGCGGTGGCTCTTTCCTGTGCCACCCGTCGTACTGCAACCGCTACCGCAACGCGGCCCGGTCGTCGAACACCCCCGACTCCTCGATGGCCAACACCGGTTTCCGGACCGTCGCCCGCACCTGA
- a CDS encoding nucleoside 2-deoxyribosyltransferase — protein MSTARLYLAGFEVFAPDGEQRATRMREIVIASGLEPLSPLDGDKSTNLDELSGHDLAMAIFRINVEMIERADVVVGNLNPFRGPDPDAGTCWEVGYGHGRGKATYVYTEGPRTAIERTEQLYPPVTRREDGSAVDRDQMTIENFGHPFNLMLACCGTYVHGDFAECIRTVAADVAAGKVPVQA, from the coding sequence ATGTCCACAGCACGCCTCTACCTGGCCGGCTTCGAGGTCTTCGCCCCCGACGGCGAGCAGCGCGCGACCCGGATGCGCGAGATCGTGATCGCCAGCGGCCTGGAGCCGCTGTCACCCCTGGACGGCGACAAGAGCACGAACCTGGACGAGCTCAGCGGCCACGACCTGGCCATGGCGATCTTCCGGATCAACGTCGAGATGATCGAGCGCGCGGACGTCGTGGTCGGCAACCTCAACCCGTTCCGCGGGCCCGACCCGGACGCCGGCACCTGCTGGGAGGTCGGTTACGGGCACGGCCGGGGCAAGGCCACCTACGTGTACACCGAGGGCCCGCGCACCGCGATCGAACGCACCGAGCAGCTCTACCCGCCGGTGACGCGTCGTGAGGACGGCTCCGCGGTGGACCGCGACCAGATGACGATCGAGAACTTCGGCCACCCGTTCAACCTCATGCTGGCCTGCTGCGGCACCTACGTGCACGGCGACTTCGCGGAGTGCATCCGCACCGTGGCCGCCGACGTCGCGGCCGGCAAGGTGCCGGTCCAGGCCTGA
- a CDS encoding ABC transporter substrate-binding protein, which produces MSPRSLMSRNGSRGLLAVVATAGLLAACGSGSSDSADGTSSATLQLGWIANVENAGPYTALDKGYYEAEGVDLTITPGGPSTTVEPLVASGKALVGLSSVDVVARAVAEGAPLKIIAATLQTNPTSIMSLADNPVNTLADLKGKKLCSQTSGQSVINAVLTANDIDPDDVTMVPADYDPAPLVAGDCDAFVSVLNNQPLTLKAQGVETKTFTLSDYGYNAWGNVLFTTDEALADDDTRKTLEGIVKGTAKGWSDAIADTDAAAQLMVDGPGKDQNLDLDQQKLAMASFVDLIQTDETETNGLLTMSADGIKGNVETMQQLDVPGDDLSSLFDTSILDAVYADGTDL; this is translated from the coding sequence ATGTCCCCTCGTTCCCTCATGTCCCGCAACGGTTCTCGCGGTCTCCTCGCGGTGGTCGCCACCGCGGGTCTGCTGGCCGCCTGCGGCTCCGGCTCGTCCGACTCCGCGGACGGCACCTCGTCCGCCACCCTCCAGCTCGGCTGGATCGCGAACGTCGAGAACGCCGGTCCCTACACGGCTCTGGACAAGGGTTACTACGAGGCCGAGGGCGTCGATCTGACGATCACCCCCGGCGGCCCGAGCACCACCGTCGAACCGCTTGTGGCCAGCGGAAAGGCGCTCGTGGGACTGAGTTCCGTGGACGTCGTGGCCCGGGCCGTGGCCGAGGGCGCGCCGCTGAAGATCATCGCCGCCACGCTCCAGACCAACCCGACCAGCATCATGTCGCTCGCCGACAACCCGGTGAACACGCTGGCCGACCTCAAGGGCAAGAAGCTGTGCTCGCAGACCAGCGGCCAGTCGGTGATCAACGCGGTGCTCACGGCCAACGACATCGACCCGGACGACGTGACGATGGTGCCCGCCGACTACGACCCGGCGCCGCTGGTGGCCGGTGACTGCGACGCGTTCGTGTCGGTGCTGAACAACCAGCCGCTGACGCTGAAGGCGCAGGGCGTGGAGACGAAGACCTTCACCCTCAGCGACTACGGCTACAACGCCTGGGGCAACGTGCTTTTCACCACCGACGAGGCGCTGGCCGACGACGACACCCGCAAGACCCTGGAGGGCATCGTCAAGGGCACGGCCAAGGGCTGGTCCGACGCGATCGCCGACACCGACGCCGCCGCCCAGCTGATGGTGGACGGCCCGGGCAAGGACCAGAACCTCGACCTGGACCAGCAGAAGCTGGCGATGGCGTCGTTCGTCGACCTGATCCAGACCGACGAGACCGAGACCAACGGCCTGCTCACGATGAGCGCCGACGGGATCAAGGGCAACGTCGAGACCATGCAGCAGCTGGACGTTCCCGGCGACGACCTCTCGTCGCTGTTCGACACCAGCATCCTTGACGCCGTGTACGCCGACGGCACTGACCTGTAA
- a CDS encoding ABC transporter ATP-binding protein, which yields MDAGGLFARDVVKEFGVRGGTVRALDNVQLSTRKGEFTALLGPSGCGKSTLLRIFAGLDSVSSGEALVHGGDPGAARVNHQIGVAFQDAALLPWRSVRSNIALAQEVCGRPRDWAEVDSLIELVGLKGFEKARPNQLSGGMRQRVSLARALAVQPEILMLDEPFGALDEVTRHRMNLELQRIWTERATTTLLVTHSISEAVFLADRVVLMAARPGRVVEVVDIDFPRPRTADLLQSKEFHEICDHLAKGLFAEHGE from the coding sequence GTGGACGCCGGTGGCCTGTTCGCGCGTGACGTGGTCAAGGAGTTCGGCGTCCGCGGCGGCACCGTGCGTGCTCTCGACAATGTCCAGCTCTCGACGAGGAAGGGCGAGTTCACTGCCCTGCTCGGCCCGTCGGGGTGTGGAAAGTCCACCCTGCTGCGGATCTTCGCGGGTCTCGACTCGGTGTCGTCGGGTGAGGCCCTGGTGCACGGGGGTGACCCCGGCGCGGCCCGGGTGAACCACCAGATCGGCGTGGCCTTCCAGGACGCCGCGCTGCTGCCCTGGCGCTCGGTTCGCTCGAACATCGCTCTGGCGCAGGAGGTCTGCGGCCGGCCGCGGGACTGGGCCGAGGTGGACTCGCTGATCGAGCTGGTCGGCCTGAAGGGCTTCGAGAAGGCCCGGCCGAACCAGCTGTCCGGCGGTATGCGCCAGCGCGTCTCGCTGGCCCGGGCGCTGGCCGTGCAGCCCGAGATCCTGATGCTGGACGAGCCGTTCGGTGCCCTCGACGAGGTCACCCGGCACCGGATGAACCTGGAGCTCCAGCGGATCTGGACCGAGCGGGCCACCACCACGCTGCTGGTCACGCACTCGATCAGCGAGGCGGTGTTCCTGGCCGACCGGGTGGTGCTGATGGCCGCCCGGCCCGGTCGCGTGGTCGAGGTGGTCGACATCGACTTCCCCCGCCCGCGCACGGCCGACCTGTTGCAGTCCAAGGAGTTCCACGAGATCTGCGACCACCTGGCCAAGGGGCTGTTCGCGGAGCACGGGGAATGA
- a CDS encoding ABC transporter permease: protein MSASRFSPGAVLNRIAPVVLILVLWVLAAEVFAEKRVVPTPWAVAASFIDDTSVYPANLSVTLTNAFVGYLFGNLLAVLAAVAFVQVLWIERLLLRIAVASFCVPLVAITPILTVILPGDAPKQVLAALSVFFTTLVSCILGLRSAPAVTHDVIRSMGGAGRQELLKIRLWAMLPGLFSGLQIAAPAALLGTILGEYLGASKGLGVLLVLSQSSFDVSRTWATALLMSALSALVFAVAGWIGRLATPWVGREVTTSTGVAASAASAGRLSSVLVSVAGVLGSVVIVCLGWWGLIRAFDLSPYFAKTPMDVFEHLVTASEAAENRSYILSGLWITVRDAGVGYLIGTAAACLLSVAVMQWPLVERFFMPLAITLRSVPLVAMTPLLALIFGRGLLGVTVIVSLVTFFPTLVSVVAALRSAPAIACDVVRSMGGSSVTVTSKVRLLHAVPAVFASARIAVPGAIAGATLAEWLATGEGIGSMLVKDFAASQFNDMWSETVVVITLSVIAYAAVSAAERWVAGRMGSPA, encoded by the coding sequence ATGAGCGCGTCCCGCTTCTCGCCGGGCGCGGTGCTGAACCGGATCGCCCCCGTCGTCCTCATTCTGGTTCTGTGGGTGCTGGCGGCGGAGGTGTTCGCCGAGAAACGGGTGGTGCCCACCCCCTGGGCGGTCGCGGCGTCGTTCATCGACGACACCAGTGTGTACCCGGCGAACCTGTCGGTCACCCTGACCAACGCGTTCGTCGGCTACCTGTTCGGCAACCTGCTGGCGGTCCTGGCCGCCGTCGCGTTCGTGCAGGTGCTCTGGATCGAGCGGCTGCTGCTGCGGATCGCGGTGGCGAGTTTCTGCGTGCCGCTGGTGGCGATCACCCCGATCCTCACGGTGATCCTGCCCGGTGACGCGCCCAAGCAGGTGCTGGCCGCGCTGTCGGTCTTCTTCACCACGCTGGTGTCGTGCATCCTCGGGCTGCGGTCCGCCCCGGCCGTCACGCACGACGTGATCCGGTCGATGGGCGGCGCTGGCCGGCAGGAGCTGCTGAAGATCCGGCTCTGGGCGATGCTGCCCGGGCTCTTCTCCGGACTCCAGATCGCCGCCCCGGCGGCCCTTCTCGGCACCATCCTGGGGGAGTACCTGGGGGCCAGCAAAGGGCTGGGCGTGCTGCTGGTGCTGTCCCAGTCGTCGTTCGACGTGTCCCGCACCTGGGCCACCGCGCTGCTGATGTCGGCGCTGTCGGCCCTGGTGTTCGCGGTGGCCGGCTGGATCGGCCGGCTGGCGACGCCGTGGGTCGGGCGGGAGGTCACGACCAGTACCGGGGTGGCCGCCTCGGCGGCCTCGGCGGGCCGGCTGTCGTCGGTGCTGGTGTCGGTGGCCGGGGTCCTCGGGTCCGTCGTCATCGTCTGCCTGGGCTGGTGGGGGCTGATCCGCGCCTTCGACCTGAGTCCCTACTTCGCGAAGACGCCCATGGACGTCTTCGAGCACCTGGTCACGGCCTCCGAGGCCGCGGAGAACCGGTCGTACATCCTGTCCGGGCTGTGGATCACGGTTCGGGACGCCGGTGTCGGTTACCTGATCGGGACGGCGGCGGCCTGCCTGCTGTCCGTCGCGGTGATGCAGTGGCCGCTGGTCGAGCGGTTCTTCATGCCTCTGGCCATCACCCTGCGCTCGGTGCCGCTGGTGGCGATGACGCCGCTGCTGGCGCTGATCTTCGGCCGGGGACTGCTCGGCGTCACGGTGATCGTGTCGCTGGTGACGTTCTTCCCGACCCTGGTCAGCGTGGTCGCGGCGTTGCGGTCGGCCCCGGCCATCGCCTGCGACGTGGTGCGCTCGATGGGCGGCTCCAGCGTGACGGTGACCAGCAAGGTGCGGTTGCTGCACGCCGTTCCGGCGGTGTTCGCGTCGGCCCGGATCGCGGTGCCCGGGGCGATCGCCGGTGCCACCCTGGCCGAATGGCTGGCGACCGGCGAGGGCATCGGCAGCATGCTGGTGAAGGACTTCGCCGCGTCGCAGTTCAACGACATGTGGTCCGAGACGGTCGTGGTGATCACCCTGTCGGTGATCGCGTACGCGGCGGTGTCGGCCGCCGAACGCTGGGTGGCCGGACGGATGGGCTCCCCGGCGTAG